The Nerophis ophidion isolate RoL-2023_Sa linkage group LG09, RoL_Noph_v1.0, whole genome shotgun sequence genome contains a region encoding:
- the grem2b gene encoding gremlin-2b, producing MSCLDRVLHTPPSHNCAERMLWTISIPVLLAGVLCLTGETRRHRPHGYIPSPYKTKGNLSSVRHHRLLHQKPEVLSSSREALVVTERRYLRRDWCKTQPLRQTISEEGCRSRTVVNRFCYGQCNSFYIPRHLGPQNPGHGSGRKGHNKAQEPFQSCSFCRPHRVTQLTVQLDCPDLRPPYRHRKVQRVKQCRCMSVEVNGHGKL from the coding sequence AATGCTGTGGACAATAAGCATCCCGGTCTTACTAGCTGGTGTGCTGTGCCTCACCGGCGAGACCAGAAGGCACCGCCCCCATGGCTACATCCCGTCCCCGTACAAGACTAAAGGGAACCTGTCCTCCGTGCGCCACCACCGGCTCCTCCATCAGAAGCCCGAGGTGCTGTCCTCCAGCCGGGAGGCCTTGGTGGTGACCGAGCGTCGCTACCTCCGCAGGGACTGGTGTAAAACCCAACCCTTACGCCAGACCATCAGCGAAGAGGGTTGCCGGAGCCGCACGGTGGTCAACCGCTTCTGCTACGGCCAGTGCAACTCCTTCTACATCCCCCGGCACCTGGGTCCCCAGAATCCAGGGCACGGTTCCGGAAGGAAAGGCCACAACAAAGCCCAGGAGCCCTTTCAGTCGTGCTCCTTCTGCAGACCGCACCGCGTCACGCAGCTGACCGTGCAGCTGGACTGCCCGGACCTGCGGCCGCCTTACCGGCACCGCAAAGTCCAGCGGGTCAAACAGTGCCGGTGCATGTCGGTGGAGGTGAACGGACACGGGAAGCTGTGA